The DNA window AACTAACGCGGAGGAGTTTTTTCAGGCTCGATGCCAGGGCCGACATGGTCCTGGCGATTCGCGGCGGAATGGTGCTGCTGGTGCTTTCTTGCCTGCTTGGATTTGTGCTGACGAGCTACGGCAACTACCAGGTCTCGGTTGGCCGCTCGCCCGAGATTTTCGGCTCCGCCGGCGTGATGAAGTTCCCCCACGGCGTTCCCATGCATGCGATTCAAGCCTTGCCGCTATTGGCGTGGCTGCTTGCGCAGGTCGGCGTTCCGGAGCGATTTCGATGGCGAGCGACCGCTTGCGCTCTGGCTTCGATCGTCATTTTCACCGCGTTCAGCCTGGTGCAGACATTGACAGGAAGAGCCAGGTTCGATTTCACCTTCGCTTCCAGCGTGCTGTTGTGGATTGCCCTGATTTGCGGCGGAATGACGCTCTGGTACGGCCTGCTCCCGTTGTATGTGCGGTTGACGAAAAGTCGTGATTCTCGCCCGCTGACGAAACGATGATGGTCGCACAAATCCTGTTCCACGCGTCTTGCGGTTGAACCTCTTTCCCAGGCAACCTCAAGGACGATCGGGTTCCGGGTCCGTTAAAAGAGTAACGCATGTCGCATCCTGAACGGGTCATGATCGGCGGCAGGCCGGCCTGTGCCATACAGCGTTGAGCAAGGGAGGGAAAACGTTGCTCGCTGCTTCGCGTCATCCTTGCCGGTCCTTTTTTCACCGAACGAGAACGTCCCAGCCGGAGACCTTTTCATGTTTTACGTTAAACTTTACTTCTCGATGTTGGTCTGCTTCCTGGCCGTCGATCTGCTTTGGCTGGGCGTGATTGCTCGCGGCTTCTATCAGAAGCAGTTGGAGTTCCTGCTTCGCCCGACTCCGAACTGGCCGGTTGCGATCCTCTTCTACCTGATTTACATCACCGGCATTCTGGTGTTCGTTGTCAGTCCCGCCTTGCAGTCGGAGTCCTGGCGAAAGGCCCTGCTGCTGGGTGCGTTCTTTGGTTTTGTGACGTACGCAACGTACGATTTGACCAATCATGCGACCGTGAAAAACTGGCCCTGGCTCATTACCGTGGCGGATCTCTGCTGGGGCACAATCTTGTGTTCGACCGTTGCGACATGCGGTTATTTCGCCGGCAGATGGTTCAGTTCGTAGTCGCACTCCCGGTGAATCACGGTAAGCGTCCCGATGCGCGGTTCTTACTTCCCCAGTTCCTCCAGGAAGAATTCCCTTGGCGATGCTGCGCGAGTCGGCCAGCGGGGCTTGAGGTTCAAAGCCCCCGCGTCCGTGCGGAAAGTTTGCGTTCTCTTCGTCTGCTGACAGAGTTTCCGAAATTCTTTGGAAAAGCAGTTATCAAGGACGGCGGATAGCGGGTTACAACCCAGTGAACGATTTGAACGAATTTCAAACGTTCGCAGGTTGGTCTTTTCAGCGTTTCCTCAAAACTCGGGAGAATGGAATGTTTCGCAAATTGATGTTCGGAGCGGCCGCTATGTCGGCCTTGTTGATGACCCAGGCAGCGGCCCGCACTCAGGCAGCTGAAGCGAAGGATATCGTCACGACAGCCGTGAACGCCGGTTCCTTCAAGACACTGGCGACCGCCCTGAAGGCGGCCGGTCTGGTCGAAACGCTGCAAGGGAAAGGTCCCTTCACCGTGTTCGCTCCCTCGGACGCCGCCTTCGCCAGTCTGCCAGCGGGAACGGTCGAAAAGCTGCTCCAACCGGAGAACAAACAACAGCTGGTCGCGGTGCTTGCCTATCATGTTGTCCCTGGCAAAGTGATGGCTGCCGACGTGACGCAGCTGACCGGCGCTGCGACGGTCAATGGTCAAAGGATTGATATCAAGGTTGACGGCTCGACGGTTTTCGTCGATCAGGCCAAAGTCGTCGCCGCTGACATCGCCTGTTCCAACGGCGTCATCCATGTGATCGATCAGGTAATCCTGCCGTCGAGTGATGACCTTCCGACCACCGCTCTCAACGCCGGGAAATTTGGAACCCTGCTGGCCGCCGCCAAAGCTGCGGGTCTGGTTTCCGTATTGTCCGGGGATGAGCCGCTGACCGTGTTCGCTCCCACGGATGCGGCTTTCGAGAAGCTTCCTGACGGCGTCCTGGAGAGTTTGCTGCTGCCGAAAAACAAAGACAAGCTGGCCGCTGTCCTGAAGTATCATGTGGTTGCCGGACGCGTCTACTCGAATCAGGTCCTGGACCAGAAGGAATTGAAAACGGTTCAAGGCGGCGTGCTGACGGTGTCCGTGAAAAACGGCGTTGCGACGATTAATGGAGCGGGACTGGCGGCCACGGATATCGACGCCAGTAATGGGGTGATTCATGTCATCGACAGCGTGCTGTTGCCTGCCGCCCCTGACCAGGGGGCGAACATCGCTCCTGCGAAAACACAGCATGTCTCGCGTATCTGCCCCACAACGGGGCGCGTCGTGAGCTACCGCGTGCTGCCGACTCGCGGCCGTTAAAGTAGATTTTCGATCCAGGTTGAGGCCTGCCCCGGGGCAGGCCTCAACGTACTTTTCGCCGGTCGATTTGTGGCAAGCTGCAGGTAAAAGTCTGGCAGTGTACAACAGCTTCCACGGTCAAAAGGCCGTAGCCCCATGCAAGCAGGGCATCGGCCGCAACCATGTTCCGTTCGTCGTTCAGCGGGGAGCCGTCTCCGTGTCGCGCTTGGAAGGATGTCGCAAAGCCTTTCCCGCCAGTGCGCCGGTCGGCGTTCCCTGGAAGACGGCCGCAGTTCCGTTGACGAAAACATAGTGGACGCCAGCACCATAACGGTGCGGATCTTCGTACGTCGCTCGATCAAGAATCTCTTGTGACGAGAAGACCACGACATCGGCCGCATAGCCCGGCCGCAAGACACCGCGATCCGTCAGACCGAGGATCTCGGCAGGCAGGCCTGTGCAGCTGCGCACGGCCTGACCCAGCGGCAGGACTTTCTCTCGCGCGGCGTAGTATCCCAGCTTCCGTGGGAAAGTTCCGTAGTTGCGAGGATGCGGCTTGTCGGCGCCGGGAATCATGGCCGATCCGTCCGAAGCCGTCGCGACCCAGGGGAATTGCATCACGTAGCGAACGTCGCCTTCGTCAATATGAAAGACTACGGTGCGGCCGCCATGCCGCGCGAGATCGATCGCCACGTCGATCGGATCCAGTTGCTCCGACAAGGCGACCTGGGCGATGGTCTGTCCGACCCAATCCGGGTGACGGGCGCGGGAGATCAAATACCGCCGGCCGTCGTCGCGTTGCCGGATCTTGGCGCCGATCGACTCACGAATCCGCTTCCGGTCGGCCGAGTCGGCCAGGCGAGCGTCGATTGCTTTGTCGCCGCCTTGCCGCGCCCAGTCAGGAATAAAACGATGGGCCGAGCCGCTGCCGGCGATGTACGGATACTGATCGGCCGTGACAACCTGGCCCGCGTCGCGGGCGTCCTCGATCAGGGCGGCCGCCTGACGGATCAACCCGCCCCAGGCCTCTTCCCCCACGGCTTTGAAGTGCGATACGTGCACGGGCAGCCCACCGCGACGGCCGATCTTGAGCAGTTCTTCGACGGAACTCAACAACCGACCGGCGCTCTCGCCACGCATATGGCTGGCATAGATTCCGCCGTGACGACCGACGATCTTCGCCAGTTCGATCACCTCTTCGGTCTCGGCGTAAGAGCCGGGCGTATACACCAGCCCGGTCGACATTCCCCAAACGCCGTCGCGCATGGCGGCCTCCGTAAGCTTGCGCAGCCGGTCGAGCTCGTCGGCGGTCGGCGCGCGCTGGTCGCTTCCCATCGCTTCCTTCCGCAGCGAGCCGTGCGGCAGCAAATGGGCCACGTTCGTGCCCGCGCCGTCGTCGTCGATCTGGTCGTAATAGGCGGCCGCATGCACCGGGCCAAAACCACAGTTTCCGGTGACCACCGTCGTGCAGCCTTGCATCAGGTAGTTCACATTGCCGCGAGTTTCAGCCGCCAGAATCGGTTTGTCGCTATGGTTATGCAGGTCGATGAAGCCAGGCGCCACCGCTAGTCCGCTGCAGTCGATCTTGAGCCCAATCTTTCCCCTGGCAAACGTTCCCACCGCCACGATGCGATCGTCGCGCAGCGCCACATCGCCGACAGTCGGCTCCCCATCGCTCCCGTCGTAGATGAGGCCGCCGACCAACAGCACATCGGCGTCGATCGGCTCCTCAGCGAGCATCTGGGAAGCGCCCAGGGCGAAGCCAATAGCAAAGACCGAGCACGCCATTTTCAACAAAGCAGGAAATTTCACGGCGTTACCAAAGAGGTTTCTAGAAGGACATCAGCGATTGCTTGTCGCCCGATTGTCTCCCACGCCAAGGCGGAAGGCAACAAGAATGATGGCATTGGCAGAAGCAAAGCACCCTCTCCACCGCGACGCCTGGCAGGCAGAGCTTACTGCAGCTTCCAAGCCCAAATTGGCTCTTGACGGTCGCTTACCAAAGGTCGGCCATTCAGACTGATCGCGACGGACAAGACCCAACAGTTCTTCCAGCGGTCCGTGCTGGTCGAAGTCCTTGAGGGCCGTAGAAGCTGAGTTTGGGCTTAGCCCGAGTCGCAGGCGGACCCGCTGATTTCACCGGTCAGAACGTGCGGTCGCCGTCGCTTGAGCAGCGCGGCGACGACGTGCAGGGAAAGAAAGCCAGCGGGCTGCTGATGGTCGATGGCGTGCTGTATCTATTGGCTCGTAATGCTGCCAATTCGCAGCTTGCCTGGTCGCACGACCGGGGCCGCACCTGGACCTGGAGCGACTGGAAATTCACGGAGAGTTTCGGCTATCCGACGCTACTGAACTTTGGACGAAATTACGCCGGCGCCCGCGACGAATATGTCGATGTCTATTTTTTCCGGCGACGATCACTTTTCGGTACGACAAGCAACGCTCCGCGTCGCGAAACCTTGGGAACTGGGGAAGAATAACTTCGGCTCACAGGAGTAGAACCGCCCGACGCTAGCGCGTTCGGCTTACTATACAAAAACCGAAGTTATTTTCCCCTCGTTCCTTGACGACCCTTCTGGGTGCGACCCTGTGTCACGCTGCGAATACTTTGGCCCTGGGGACTACGACTGCAGGCGCCAGAGGTGGACGGCGCCGGCGATGTCGGCGGCGGCGACGGTTTGTTGATCGGGAGAGATGGCGAGGCCGTGCATCCAGTCTTTGTACTTGGCGCCAAGGGGCTTGGTGAGGGCGGCGACTTCTTTGCCATCGGCGAATTGCCAAATGCGGACCGTCGTGTCGCGTCCGCTGGAAAGAACGTACTTGCCGTCAGCGGAGAAGGTCACGTCGCAGGCGCCTTGGCTGTGACCGGTGACGGTTTGCAAGATCTGGCCGCTTTCGACGTCGACAAAGAGAATTTTGCCGTGTCCTTCGCCGCCCTGGCCGACGGCGAGAAACTTGCCATCGGGAGAGAACGCTGCACAGACAAGGCCGCGTCCGAGCAGTTTGATCCAGACGGTCAGATAGGTATACGTATCGGTGCGCGATTCGTCTTTGACGCTGGGCGTCCAAACCTTCAGGAGGTCGAGCTTTAACGATCCATCCTCACAGTTCCATAACCTTGCCTGAGCCGCCGGGACATCGAAATTGTCGCGTTTGCCGCCAAAGTCGCAAGTAAACGCGGTCTTGCCATCGGGCGACAGGGCAGCCGAGCGGACCCAGGTGTGCGGATAGCCGGACCAGCGAGAAATCTCTTTCTGCGTGGCCAGGTCCCAGACGATGGAAAGGCCCGTATCATCGCCAGAGATCAGCCGTTTGCCATCGGCGCTGACGCCAAGACTGAAGATCCAGCCATCGTGCCCGTTGAGGATGTGCTTCGCCGCCACGGTTTCGACCGAAGCGCCGGGCGCATTGAGGATTGCTTCTTTCTCTTCCGTCGGTTTGGTACGCGCCCTGCGTTCGCGATCCTGCTGGTCGATCACAACCGTTTCGCTGCCGCTGGCCGGGGCATCGACATCCCAGATGCGCAGGGTGTGATCCAGGCTGGCGGAGATGAGCGTCTTGCCGTCGGGAGCAGCGCATAAATGCGTGATGCCGTTGGTGTGACCATCGAGTCGACGGACGGGCGCGAAATTCGGCGGCTCGCTGGTCTCCGACTTTTCCTGGTTGTCGGTCTCGGCCGACTCCGGCAAGTCCCAGACAAAAATTTGACCTGACTTGTTTCCAGCGGCAAGGCGGCGACTGTCGCCAAGGAAAGCAACCGAGGTGGTCCAATCGCCTTCGAACAATAATTGCCATTGCTGGACGGGTTTGTTGATTTGCATGATGGTTCTTTCGGACTTTATTCGCAGCAGATGGGCGGCCTTACAGCAGGATGTCTTTCACGACGCGATGCCCGAATTGGGCCAGCGGAATGGGTCGGACACCGGCGAAGTTCTCGGTTGTGGGATCGATTCCTAGCGCGGTATAGATGGTCGCGAAGAGATCGCCCTCAGTCACTTTGTCTTCGATCACGTCGACGCCGTCCTTGTCCGAGGCGCCGTAGACGAGCCCGCCTTTGACGCCGCAACCGGCCAGCGCTGTGGTCCAACTGCGGACGTAATGATCCCGCCCGCAGCGGTTGTTGATCTTGGGCGTGCGGCCAATCTCGCCCATCCAGACGATAAGGGTGTCATCAAGCAGCCCGCGGTCTTCCAGGTCGGTAATCAAGGCCGCCCAGGCATGTTCCATGGGGGGGACGTGCGCTTTGTGCCCTTCGAAGTTGTCGCCATGGAAGTCGTAGTCGGTGTGTCGGACCTCCACAAAAGCGACGCCGGCCTCGACCAGCCGCGCGGCGGTCATCATGCGGCGACCGATCTGCGAGTCGCCGTACGTGTCGCGGTTTTTTTCCCACTCTGCGTCGAGCGCGAAGGTGTCGCGGACGTTGTTCAATCGCCGCGCCTGGTCATACGCTTCCTGGTGCACACGGAGGGGTTCGGCGGTGCGATCCTGTGAGAATTGTTCTTCGACAAAATTTCGCAGATGATGGCGGCGCAGCTCCTGTTCTGCAGGAAACCTGTTGGCGGAGAATTGCGGCAAGTTGCCATCGCGGTCGAGGGCAAAGGACTGGTACTGCGGTCCCAGGATGCCAGCACCACCGCCGCCGCCGGACGCCAGATTGACGAAGTTTGGCAAGTCGGAGTCGGTATTGCCGCAGTACTTGGCGACAATCGCGCCCAGTTCCGGGTAACGCACGGCGGGCGTCTGGGTCCAACCCGTGTGCATCGAGTAAGTGCCGCCGCCATGGTCGACCTGCGAGGTCCGCATGGAGCGAATGACGGTCAGCTTATCCATCTTTTGCGAGATTTTCGGCATCAGTTCGCAAACGCGCGCGCCGGCGACATTGGTCGAGATTTCTCGAAAGGGCCCGCCATGGGGACGGCCGACTTTCATATCAAACGTTTCGAACTGGCTGCAGCCGCCTTGGAGCCAAATCAGAATGCAGTGTTTGCCCTTCTTTTTGACTTCATCCGCCATGGCGTCGGAGTTGAACAACCCGCCCCAGTTCATCACGGCGCCCCCGGCGGCGGTCGTCAAAACTCCCTTGAGGAGAGCTCGACGGCTGACATGGTCCTGGGGAGTGCAGAAAGACTTCATCGTGGCAGTCCTTAGAGATTGGCATGGTTTGCCAGAACTAATGATTGAATCGAAACTCGCTGCAGGTCAAAAGCGCCCAGATGGCTTCTTTCAGACGCTCGCGCGGCTCATCGTCGGCTTGCAAGTGCTCGGCGAAGCGCCTGGTTTCGGCAGGGGTGGGACGGCGTGAGAGAACCGAGAGGTACATCTTTTCGATTCGCTTTTCCCACGGCTCTTCGGATTGAGAAAGGGTCGCGTACAGGCTGCCTTGCCCTTCGGAGATCAGTTGATGCAACTCTCCGTTGTTCATGTAAAAGTGCTCGTGGATCCCGCCCTGGAAGTGGTCGACTCCGTCATTCGGTTCGCCAAAGTATTTGATCATGTACACCCAGGGACCCCCCAGGTCAAAGCGGCTCTTCGGCTCTTTCCCGCTCGCGGCCAGCACCTTCTCGTAGTCCGTCGCTTCCACCCAGGATTCGACCAATTCCTCGGCCGAAAGAGGGCGATACCTGGCCCGCTCGTACCAGGCCGGCTTGGCCTCTTCGACGGGTCCGCTGGACGCAAGTTGATACGGCTTGCTGTTGACGATCTCGCGGATCAACCATTTCAGGTCAAAGTCGTGCTCCACCAGCGACTTCGCCAGCGCGTCCAGCAGCTCGGGATGGCTGGCCGGATTATTGTCGCTTAAGTTGTCCACGGGATCGACGATCCCCTTGCCCATGAACTGGCCCCAGATGCGGTTGGCGACGGCGCGGGCAAAGAACGGATTATCGGGACTGGTGATCCACTCGGCCAATTGGTCTCTACGCGAGAAATGGGGTTTCGGAGGCATCTTGCCAGCGGGGAACAGGCGGGGATCTTTGACGTCCTTGGGTAACTCCGGCTCGTTCAGCACCTCACCGCCTAAGAAGGTGGGAGTCACTGGCTCGCCCTTCTGTCCCACTTCTTGCTCGGCCGCGGGACCTGTGAACAGCACATCGCCCAGGTTCTTTTCGCCAACGGCGAAGCTCGTCAACTTCTTCTCCCCCACGTCTACCACTTCCAGCCGCGCGAGGAAGGCGGCAATGCCATAGAAATCCAACTGCGACCACTTCTCAAAGGGGTGGTCGTGACAGCGGGCGCATTGCAGCTGAACCCCCAGGAACTGTTGCGTGATCGCCTGCGTTGCGTCCTCGGGGGCATTCTTGTATTGCACAAAGTACATCGGCGTGCCGGGCTCCAGCGTGCTGCCTTCCGCCCGGAGAATATCGCCGGCCCATTTTCGATACGACACGTTCTGATTGAATTGATCGCTCAGCCAGCTCTTGAACTCGTCGCGTTTGCTGGTCCCATATCCGGGCGGATTGCGGCCGAAGTAGACCATGTCCCAGAGATCGGACTGGTGAATGCCAAATCTTGGATCGGCCAGTAATTGTTCGACCAGCTTCTCCCGTTTGTCCGCCTCCGTACTATCCAGAAACGCGAGCGTCTCTTCGTAGGAGGGAGTCTTGCCGACGAGGTCGAGATAAACGCGCCGCAGGAACTCGGAATCGGACGCTAACGGCGCCGGCGTTACCTTGTTCTCTTTCCACGCCGCTTCGATCTGCTGATCGATCGTCGTGCGTATCTTGTCTGCCGCGGGCGACACGGACTGGCTCAGGCAGACAATCACGAAGGCAAGCAGAAGGGGTCGTATGGTCATTGCTAACGCACCTGAATTCTTTCGACGATGGGGAATCGTCGAGCAAGCGGAATGTGGCGACCGTGGCCGCGTTGTGGGGGGAAACCGCCAAGGGTTTATTGGTGAATCGGGCGACGCCAGGATCACCCGCGCAGTATAATATAAGCGATCTTTGATACAATTAAACAGGTGACGAAACTTTCTAGAGATACGTCGTCAGCCACTCGTACATTCGCTCTTCCGCAACGGGCGGAATCGAATGGCCTTGGTGATGGTTGAACAGGCCGAGGCGGGCCGGCTGGTCGTCGAACATGCGATAGACAGATAGCGCCGCTTCGATAAACGGCCAGCTACGATCGCCGTCGGCCCTGTCGCCGCCGATCAGCAGGAACGCGCGCGGGGCGACCAGCGCCAGCAGTTCGTGATGCTCGCGAGTGAACTTGCCGGTCTTGATTGCGTCTCCCAGGTACCATGGCGCCTCCCAGTTGGAAAATTGCGTGCCGATGCCGCCTTCGCTTGATACGGTCGCCTTGATCCGCTCGTCAAACGCCGCCAGGTAGAGGGCCTCCTTGGCGCCCAGGGAATGTCCCACGGCGCCCAATCGCTGGGAGTCGACTTCGTCCAGGCTTGTCAGAAGGTCGACCCCGCGCATCGCATCCCACAACATTTTGGCCATTCCCAGCGATTGCGGATGTCGGACTTTGAACTTCCGCACCTGTTCGAGATAATCGCCTTCCCCTTGCCACAGAAAACACCGCGGGCAGAATGTTACCATGCCTCGCTGCGCCAGCTTCAGCGCGTGCGCATGGACGGGGTCGCCTTCGACGCCTGCGGTCAGACGAATGGTCCGCGTGGTCGTGGGGTGCAACGCCACGACCCCCGGCGCCGGACGCTCCAGCTTTGCGGGACGCAGCAAGTAACCTTCCACCGGCAGGCCTGGCTCGCTTTCGTAACGCACCCGTTGGCGAACACAACCGACGGGATAGTCTTCTTCCAGCACCACCAGTTTTGGCTGGGGACGCTCCAGGGACAGTGGATGCAGAAAGGCTTCCCAGCGGCGACGAATCTCCCCGCGACGCTTCATCCAGGCCTCCCGCGTTTTGATCGGTTCACCGTCGGCATCGACCAACAGCGGCGGTAACTCGACGGTCGCGTCGGGAAGTTTTTGCGGCGGTCGCTGCACTTCGTCAAGCCAGGAGACTTCACGGGACGATCGACGTTCGCCCGCCCCCAGTCTCGATCCGAAGGCAGCGGACGCAGCCAGGCCCGTCAAAAATACTCGTCGTGAATGATGCATCCAGGCGTCGTCCTCGCGTTTCCTGGGGTCCCGAAACTCAGCATGAGGCGAAGTTTTTTTGGCGAAGCCAACCCGACACTACGCCAAGGCTTCGTAGATCAAGGGCGCGTCTTCCATAATGATCTTCACCGGCCTGCCTTCGGTCGTATAAAGTTCCCGGTCGGGATCGATCCCTAGCAGGTGATAGAGCGTGCGGCCGTAACTGACCGGCGAGTACCAGTCGTGTGTCACGTACTGCGCTCGAGCGTCGGTCTTGCCCAGCACCATGCCGCTTTGGAAGCCGCCACCGGCGACCAGCACGAACTGCGTGGTCGACCAGTGATTCCGGCCAGGCGGGCCGCTGTAAGCGGGGTCCTTCCAGATCGGTCCGCGGCCCATCTCGCCCAGCACGGTGACGATCGTGGTGTCCAGCAGACCGCGATCGTCGAGATCCTGCAGCAAACTGGCCAGCGCCGCGTCGAGCGCCGGCAGTTTCTTCTCGCAGGACTTCGTCACCGAGCCGTGAAAATCCCAACCGGGTGAGAAGGGTACATAGACAAACGGCACGCCGGCCTCGACCAGTTGCCGGGCCGCCAGCATCATCGACCCGTCCTTGCTCTTGCCGTACCGCTCCACATCGCGCGGATCCAGCTGCTGGGGATCGAGCACCTTGCGAAGGGCCGGCGAGCGGAGCAGGTCAAAGGCGCCTCGCTGAAATTTGTCGAGGCCCTCGATCAACGGCTGCGATCGATCCAGCGTTCGCAGTTGCCCGTCAAGACTTCGCAGCAAGGACTCGCGATCGTCCAGTTGCTGAATGCTGAGCTCCGCAGGCGGAGTGAGCATCCGGGCGATCTGATCTTTGGGGTCGCCCGGCGCGAACTGGAGCGGATCGTAGGCGGGGCCGAGATAATGCGTCTGCAGGTCGCCGGAATCTTTATAGGGACCGAACGATACATAGGTGGGCAACCCACGCGGCGCCGGCTTGACCTTTGCGATCACGTTGCCGTACATCGGATTCTTGACGCCGCTGTCGTTGGTGCGGGGATTGCCCGTCAGCCAGTAGAGGCCGCCTGAGTGCTCCCACTTTTCTGCTCCGATGCCGACGCTGCGAAGGATCGAGAACTTGTCGGCGATTCTGGCCAGCTGCGGCATCAATTCGCAGAACTCCATGCCAGGTACGTTCGTTTTGATCGGCTTTAACTCGCTGCCAAAGGGCGGCGGCGTGTCCGGCTTCATGTCGAACATATCCTGATGCGGCGGTCCGCCGTTGAGCCAGACCAGGATCATCTGCTTCGCCCTGGGGGTTGATTCGGCGCCGCGCGGTTCGGCCGCACGAATCAGGTCGACCAGCGACATGCCGAACAGACCCGCCCCGCCGATCCGCAGAAAATCGCGCCGCGCATAGCGGCGATATTGCTGACACCCTGAGTTGGCGTTCATCCGGTGATCCTCATCGCTGACTCCTGGTCATGGTTTGACTTCTGTGCCTGCGGGTGCATTTTGAGCAGGCGACGGATAGCCGGGTGCGGCGAAGAACGTAGCGATGTTCCTCTTGTTTTCGTCAACCT is part of the Lignipirellula cremea genome and encodes:
- a CDS encoding DUF2177 family protein gives rise to the protein MFYVKLYFSMLVCFLAVDLLWLGVIARGFYQKQLEFLLRPTPNWPVAILFYLIYITGILVFVVSPALQSESWRKALLLGAFFGFVTYATYDLTNHATVKNWPWLITVADLCWGTILCSTVATCGYFAGRWFSS
- a CDS encoding fasciclin domain-containing protein, encoding MFRKLMFGAAAMSALLMTQAAARTQAAEAKDIVTTAVNAGSFKTLATALKAAGLVETLQGKGPFTVFAPSDAAFASLPAGTVEKLLQPENKQQLVAVLAYHVVPGKVMAADVTQLTGAATVNGQRIDIKVDGSTVFVDQAKVVAADIACSNGVIHVIDQVILPSSDDLPTTALNAGKFGTLLAAAKAAGLVSVLSGDEPLTVFAPTDAAFEKLPDGVLESLLLPKNKDKLAAVLKYHVVAGRVYSNQVLDQKELKTVQGGVLTVSVKNGVATINGAGLAATDIDASNGVIHVIDSVLLPAAPDQGANIAPAKTQHVSRICPTTGRVVSYRVLPTRGR
- a CDS encoding N-acyl-D-amino-acid deacylase family protein, with the translated sequence MKFPALLKMACSVFAIGFALGASQMLAEEPIDADVLLVGGLIYDGSDGEPTVGDVALRDDRIVAVGTFARGKIGLKIDCSGLAVAPGFIDLHNHSDKPILAAETRGNVNYLMQGCTTVVTGNCGFGPVHAAAYYDQIDDDGAGTNVAHLLPHGSLRKEAMGSDQRAPTADELDRLRKLTEAAMRDGVWGMSTGLVYTPGSYAETEEVIELAKIVGRHGGIYASHMRGESAGRLLSSVEELLKIGRRGGLPVHVSHFKAVGEEAWGGLIRQAAALIEDARDAGQVVTADQYPYIAGSGSAHRFIPDWARQGGDKAIDARLADSADRKRIRESIGAKIRQRDDGRRYLISRARHPDWVGQTIAQVALSEQLDPIDVAIDLARHGGRTVVFHIDEGDVRYVMQFPWVATASDGSAMIPGADKPHPRNYGTFPRKLGYYAAREKVLPLGQAVRSCTGLPAEILGLTDRGVLRPGYAADVVVFSSQEILDRATYEDPHRYGAGVHYVFVNGTAAVFQGTPTGALAGKALRHPSKRDTETAPR
- a CDS encoding WD40 repeat domain-containing protein, producing MQINKPVQQWQLLFEGDWTTSVAFLGDSRRLAAGNKSGQIFVWDLPESAETDNQEKSETSEPPNFAPVRRLDGHTNGITHLCAAPDGKTLISASLDHTLRIWDVDAPASGSETVVIDQQDRERRARTKPTEEKEAILNAPGASVETVAAKHILNGHDGWIFSLGVSADGKRLISGDDTGLSIVWDLATQKEISRWSGYPHTWVRSAALSPDGKTAFTCDFGGKRDNFDVPAAQARLWNCEDGSLKLDLLKVWTPSVKDESRTDTYTYLTVWIKLLGRGLVCAAFSPDGKFLAVGQGGEGHGKILFVDVESGQILQTVTGHSQGACDVTFSADGKYVLSSGRDTTVRIWQFADGKEVAALTKPLGAKYKDWMHGLAISPDQQTVAAADIAGAVHLWRLQS
- a CDS encoding DUF1501 domain-containing protein, with the protein product MKSFCTPQDHVSRRALLKGVLTTAAGGAVMNWGGLFNSDAMADEVKKKGKHCILIWLQGGCSQFETFDMKVGRPHGGPFREISTNVAGARVCELMPKISQKMDKLTVIRSMRTSQVDHGGGTYSMHTGWTQTPAVRYPELGAIVAKYCGNTDSDLPNFVNLASGGGGGAGILGPQYQSFALDRDGNLPQFSANRFPAEQELRRHHLRNFVEEQFSQDRTAEPLRVHQEAYDQARRLNNVRDTFALDAEWEKNRDTYGDSQIGRRMMTAARLVEAGVAFVEVRHTDYDFHGDNFEGHKAHVPPMEHAWAALITDLEDRGLLDDTLIVWMGEIGRTPKINNRCGRDHYVRSWTTALAGCGVKGGLVYGASDKDGVDVIEDKVTEGDLFATIYTALGIDPTTENFAGVRPIPLAQFGHRVVKDILL
- a CDS encoding DUF1549 and DUF1553 domain-containing protein codes for the protein MTIRPLLLAFVIVCLSQSVSPAADKIRTTIDQQIEAAWKENKVTPAPLASDSEFLRRVYLDLVGKTPSYEETLAFLDSTEADKREKLVEQLLADPRFGIHQSDLWDMVYFGRNPPGYGTSKRDEFKSWLSDQFNQNVSYRKWAGDILRAEGSTLEPGTPMYFVQYKNAPEDATQAITQQFLGVQLQCARCHDHPFEKWSQLDFYGIAAFLARLEVVDVGEKKLTSFAVGEKNLGDVLFTGPAAEQEVGQKGEPVTPTFLGGEVLNEPELPKDVKDPRLFPAGKMPPKPHFSRRDQLAEWITSPDNPFFARAVANRIWGQFMGKGIVDPVDNLSDNNPASHPELLDALAKSLVEHDFDLKWLIREIVNSKPYQLASSGPVEEAKPAWYERARYRPLSAEELVESWVEATDYEKVLAASGKEPKSRFDLGGPWVYMIKYFGEPNDGVDHFQGGIHEHFYMNNGELHQLISEGQGSLYATLSQSEEPWEKRIEKMYLSVLSRRPTPAETRRFAEHLQADDEPRERLKEAIWALLTCSEFRFNH
- a CDS encoding alpha/beta hydrolase family protein, producing MHHSRRVFLTGLAASAAFGSRLGAGERRSSREVSWLDEVQRPPQKLPDATVELPPLLVDADGEPIKTREAWMKRRGEIRRRWEAFLHPLSLERPQPKLVVLEEDYPVGCVRQRVRYESEPGLPVEGYLLRPAKLERPAPGVVALHPTTTRTIRLTAGVEGDPVHAHALKLAQRGMVTFCPRCFLWQGEGDYLEQVRKFKVRHPQSLGMAKMLWDAMRGVDLLTSLDEVDSQRLGAVGHSLGAKEALYLAAFDERIKATVSSEGGIGTQFSNWEAPWYLGDAIKTGKFTREHHELLALVAPRAFLLIGGDRADGDRSWPFIEAALSVYRMFDDQPARLGLFNHHQGHSIPPVAEERMYEWLTTYL
- a CDS encoding DUF1501 domain-containing protein, whose translation is MNANSGCQQYRRYARRDFLRIGGAGLFGMSLVDLIRAAEPRGAESTPRAKQMILVWLNGGPPHQDMFDMKPDTPPPFGSELKPIKTNVPGMEFCELMPQLARIADKFSILRSVGIGAEKWEHSGGLYWLTGNPRTNDSGVKNPMYGNVIAKVKPAPRGLPTYVSFGPYKDSGDLQTHYLGPAYDPLQFAPGDPKDQIARMLTPPAELSIQQLDDRESLLRSLDGQLRTLDRSQPLIEGLDKFQRGAFDLLRSPALRKVLDPQQLDPRDVERYGKSKDGSMMLAARQLVEAGVPFVYVPFSPGWDFHGSVTKSCEKKLPALDAALASLLQDLDDRGLLDTTIVTVLGEMGRGPIWKDPAYSGPPGRNHWSTTQFVLVAGGGFQSGMVLGKTDARAQYVTHDWYSPVSYGRTLYHLLGIDPDRELYTTEGRPVKIIMEDAPLIYEALA